Proteins from one Impatiens glandulifera chromosome 2, dImpGla2.1, whole genome shotgun sequence genomic window:
- the LOC124926644 gene encoding probable protein phosphatase 2C 6, with protein MADDVSSVSDLDSEKETVSLDMITNQKNCKREKEEDDEEEDNLSVEGDQILDSSCSLSVVSDTSSLCGDDFLSFDVGEATNSIEFEKTVVKPRSDENVDSVRSNETVIVSGKSVFEVDYIPLWGFTSICGRRPEMEDAFATLPCFLKIPIEMLTCDSNIVANNCLSHLTGHLFGVYDGHGGFQVANYCRERLHNVLAEELENAVSGSGNANCQEKWRKAFRDCFVKVDSEVGGGDGGEPLASETVGTTAVVAVVCSSHIIVANCGDSRAVLCRGKEPMALSDDHKPNREDEYARIEAAGGKVIQWNGHRVFGVLAMSRSIGDRYLKPWIIPDPEVMFIPRTKDDDCLILASDGLWDVMTNEEVVDLARKRIIVWHKKNGTTLPSERGEGIDPASQAAAEYLCNRALQKGSKDNITVIVVDLKSQRKFKSKT; from the exons ATGGCAGATGATGTGAGTTCTGTTTCTGATCTTGATTCGGAGAAAGAAACTGTTAGCTTAGATATGATAACGAATCAGAAGAATTGTAAacgagagaaagaagaagatgatgaagaagaagacaatcTTTCGGTGGAAGGTGATCAGATTCTTGACAGTTCGTGTTCTCTTTCGGTTGTGAGTGATACTAGCAGCCTTTGTGGCGACGATTTCTTATCTTTCGACGTAGGGGAGGCGACGAATTCAATAGAATTCGAGAAAACTGTGGTGAAGCCAAGAAGTGATGAGAATGTTGATTCAGTGAGATCAAACGAAACAGTTATTGTATCGGGTAAAAGTGTTTTCGAAGTTGATTACATTCCCCTTTGGGGATTTACTTCGATATGTGGAAGGCGGCCTGAGATGGAGGATGCGTTTGCTACTTTGCCGTGTTTTCTAAAGATTCCGATTGAAATGCTTACTTGCGACAGTAATATCGTCGCGAACAATTGTTTGAGTCATTTAACCGGTCATCTATTTGGCGTTTACGATGGCCACGGCGGTTTTCAA GTTGCAAACTATTGCCGGGAACGTCTTCATAATGTGTTGGCGGAGGAGTTGGAAAACGCTGTTTCGGGATCAGGAAATGCAAATTGTCAAGAGAAATGGAGAAAAGCGTTTAGAGATTGTTTCGTTAAGGTTGATTCCGAGGTTGGAGGTGGCGACGGTGGTGAGCCGCTTGCTTCTGAAACCGTTGGCACTACGGCAGTTGTGGCTGTTGTTTGTTCGTCCCATATTATAGTGGCGAATTGTGGTGATTCGAGGGCTGTTCTTTGTCGGGGAAAAGAACCTATGGCTTTGTCCGACGATCATAAA CCGAATCGTGAAGATGAATATGCGAGGATTGAAGCCGCGGGTGGGAAGGTCATACAATGGAATGGGCACAGAGTTTTCGGAGTTCTCGCAATGTCAAGATCTATCG GTGATAGATACTTGAAACCTTGGATAATTCCCGACCCTGAAGTGATGTTTATTCCTCGAACGAAAGACGACGACTGTCTCATACTCGCTAGCGATGGTCTATGGGACGTGATGACAAACGAGGAAGTGGTTGATCTCGCTAGAAAAAGAATTATCGTGTGGCACAAAAAGAATGGAACTACGCTCCCTTCTGAAAGAGGAGAAGGAATCGATCCCGCTTCACAAGCAGCAGCCGAGTATCTATGTAACCGCGCCCTTCAAAAGGGTAGTAAAGACAATATCACAGTTATTGTAGTCGACCTGAAATCCCAAAGAAAATTCAAGAGCAAAACATAA